In Planctomycetota bacterium, one DNA window encodes the following:
- a CDS encoding glutathione peroxidase, with the protein MKKLVLLVAAGALALAANVGFADSPQTPLDYQVTTIDGKPADLSQYKGKVVLIVNTASRCGNTKQYTNLESLYRKYQGQGLVILGFPANEFGKQEPGTDAEIAEFCKTKYAVEFPMFSKIVVKGEGIAPLYQHLTGANTNPKFAGPVSWNFEKFLIGRDGQVAARFAPKLNPESSEVVSAIEAELAKAK; encoded by the coding sequence ATGAAGAAACTTGTTCTACTAGTCGCGGCCGGCGCGCTGGCCCTGGCCGCCAACGTCGGTTTTGCCGATTCGCCCCAGACGCCGCTGGACTATCAGGTGACCACGATCGACGGCAAACCGGCCGACTTATCGCAATACAAAGGGAAGGTCGTGTTGATTGTCAACACCGCCAGCCGTTGCGGCAACACCAAGCAATACACCAACCTGGAAAGTCTGTATCGCAAGTATCAAGGTCAGGGCCTGGTGATTCTTGGCTTCCCCGCCAACGAGTTCGGCAAGCAAGAGCCTGGCACCGACGCCGAGATTGCCGAGTTCTGCAAGACCAAGTATGCGGTCGAATTCCCCATGTTCAGCAAGATCGTGGTTAAGGGCGAGGGAATCGCCCCGTTGTATCAACACCTCACCGGTGCAAACACCAATCCGAAGTTCGCCGGCCCAGTCTCGTGGAACTTCGAGAAATTCCTGATTGGTCGCGACGGTCAGGTAGCCGCCCGCTTTGCGCCGAAGCTTAATCCCGAGTCATCCGAAGTGGTGAGCGCCATCGAAGCGGAACTGGCAAAAGCGAAGTAA